In Mastigocladopsis repens PCC 10914, a single window of DNA contains:
- a CDS encoding sensor histidine kinase: MKDFSQLLQDKTRTIIEQWVEAVRQDKKISSTNNLSRTAIENHLSHILLALATVLSQYQDDQIQPIIQASLHHGILRAEQGFDAAEIAREYRLLRNIIFRTLESELLEASAQDVMRAVRLIDMVLDEAIAYCFQSYTQQRLAEVEQLQNQLTLNNQELTRLVRANQDNISHLAHELKSPLTSIIGYSDLFLRLQRQKSEEKDTLSHLEHVERVLRSGRLLLHLINDALEISRYDAGQMKLQPEPTSVHELIRNVSEMLEPLAANKNLQMRVECDSACADSSASRAPEEVLTDPLRLQQIVTNLVSNAIRYTESGSIKITCKTLGVDKWTIAVSDTGIGIEPEDQAHIFEPYFRIPYGTKSFLPDSTGLGLAIVSRLVKLLQGEISVVSQVGVGSTFTVTLPLTVEM; this comes from the coding sequence ATGAAAGATTTTAGTCAATTGCTGCAGGATAAAACTCGGACGATTATAGAACAGTGGGTGGAAGCTGTTCGACAAGATAAAAAGATTTCTAGCACCAATAATTTATCTCGCACAGCTATTGAAAACCATCTTAGCCATATCCTCTTGGCGCTGGCAACAGTGCTTTCTCAATATCAAGATGATCAAATCCAACCCATAATTCAAGCGAGTTTGCATCATGGTATTCTCAGGGCAGAGCAAGGTTTTGATGCAGCAGAAATTGCAAGAGAGTATCGTCTCTTACGTAACATAATATTTAGAACTTTAGAATCAGAATTACTGGAAGCCTCAGCACAAGACGTGATGCGAGCTGTGCGTTTGATTGATATGGTGTTGGATGAAGCAATCGCCTACTGTTTCCAAAGTTACACACAACAGCGATTGGCAGAAGTAGAGCAGTTGCAAAATCAACTCACCCTCAACAATCAGGAACTCACTCGCTTGGTGCGGGCAAACCAAGACAACATATCGCATTTGGCACACGAACTCAAAAGCCCTTTAACTTCGATTATTGGTTACTCTGATTTGTTTTTGCGCCTCCAACGCCAAAAATCCGAGGAAAAAGACACCCTTAGTCATCTAGAGCATGTTGAGCGCGTGCTACGCAGTGGGAGACTATTACTCCACCTGATTAACGATGCACTAGAGATTTCCCGTTATGATGCAGGGCAGATGAAACTGCAGCCAGAACCAACCAGTGTGCATGAATTAATTAGAAATGTCTCCGAAATGTTGGAGCCTTTGGCTGCTAATAAAAATTTACAAATGAGAGTTGAGTGCGATTCGGCTTGCGCCGATAGCTCCGCTTCACGCGCTCCTGAAGAAGTTCTCACAGACCCGTTACGGTTGCAGCAAATTGTAACAAATCTTGTCAGTAATGCGATTCGCTACACAGAGTCGGGAAGTATAAAAATTACGTGTAAAACCTTGGGCGTGGACAAATGGACTATTGCAGTCTCCGACACTGGGATTGGTATTGAACCAGAAGACCAAGCGCACATTTTTGAACCCTACTTTCGCATCCCTTATGGCACTAAGTCCTTCCTTCCTGATAGTACCGGCTTGGGCTTGGCGATAGTTTCACGGCTGGTAAAACTATTGCAAGGTGAGATTAGTGTAGTCTCGCAGGTGGGAGTTGGTTCTACTTTCACGGTGACTTTGCCATTGACAGTGGAAATGTGA
- the ntrB gene encoding nitrate ABC transporter permease, whose product MIFQLNVAAILAVAGRTAWKHAKPVIIRDAFLFPLIGFLGVIVVWWIIALANHELMPSPPEALVANLDYILNPFFQRGPGNLGIGWLLIASIRRVLLGFALGAIVAIPVGFLIGMSKTALMVLNPVIQIFKPVSPLAWLPIALAIFNLADPSAIFVIFITSLWPTIINTALGVSSVPKDYLDVARVLEMPRWRRITKIIWPASLPYIFTGLRISLGIAWLVIVAVEMLTGGIGIGFFVWDEWSRLNLNSVFLAVLVIGLTGLFLDYAIGKIQALVTRRPITSN is encoded by the coding sequence ATGATATTTCAACTGAATGTAGCTGCCATATTGGCAGTTGCTGGTCGAACAGCTTGGAAACATGCTAAACCCGTGATAATACGGGATGCCTTCTTGTTTCCTTTGATTGGTTTTTTGGGTGTTATTGTTGTATGGTGGATTATTGCCCTTGCAAACCATGAATTGATGCCCAGCCCGCCTGAAGCGTTGGTCGCAAATTTAGATTACATCCTCAACCCATTCTTCCAAAGAGGACCTGGAAATCTAGGTATTGGCTGGTTACTGATAGCAAGTATCCGACGGGTATTGTTAGGGTTTGCGCTAGGTGCTATTGTTGCAATTCCCGTTGGTTTTCTGATTGGGATGTCCAAAACAGCACTGATGGTTCTCAATCCCGTCATTCAAATCTTCAAACCAGTATCACCCTTGGCATGGCTTCCTATTGCCCTGGCAATCTTCAATTTGGCAGATCCATCCGCAATATTTGTCATTTTCATCACCTCTTTGTGGCCCACAATCATTAACACTGCCTTGGGAGTTTCCAGTGTTCCCAAGGATTATCTAGATGTGGCAAGAGTTCTGGAAATGCCCCGTTGGCGAAGAATTACAAAAATCATCTGGCCCGCAAGTTTGCCTTATATTTTTACAGGTTTGCGGATTAGTTTAGGAATTGCTTGGCTAGTTATCGTCGCTGTAGAAATGCTCACAGGCGGTATTGGAATTGGCTTTTTTGTCTGGGATGAATGGAGTCGCCTGAACCTAAACTCCGTTTTTCTTGCCGTGCTGGTGATTGGCTTAACAGGGCTATTTCTTGATTACGCCATCGGTAAAATACAAGCTTTAGTCACTCGTCGCCCCATAACTTCAAACTAG
- a CDS encoding ABC transporter substrate-binding protein yields the protein MSDHNTNNWTRRDFVKGLGATAFASGLSSCAINANRAPKGISSAALAVEPVVDPKTLEKPNITVGYVPVNDCAPFAVAWEKGFFRKYGLNVTLSREASWGTSRDGIIFGRLDASPVVSGAVTNARTGAEGARHAPLCAAMTIHRHGNAMTMNKAMWNSGLRPWRDYNGNLEEFGRDFRNYFEKLPSEQRVWAVVLSSAIYEYFIRYLAAAAGVAPDKEFRIIIIPPPQMVVNMRIGAMQGYMVAEPWNTRAITGNDGIGFTFAQGKEIWQGHPDRLLGVMESFIKENPKTYRSLVKAMIEACRYCGDPKNREEVAKIITNKSFTGAKLKLTKPGIVGEYNYGGFDGKKRLVKSTDTTIFFEKPTNLIKAPNDHSTFLWQSESIWLMTQSARWGQIKEIPKNAEELARKAWKTDLYREIAAEMGIESPKEDYKIEQAELFIDKKAFDPSDPVGYLKSFEIRANAPKSFFMS from the coding sequence ATGAGTGACCATAACACAAATAACTGGACGCGAAGAGACTTTGTCAAAGGACTGGGAGCAACAGCATTTGCAAGTGGACTTTCTTCTTGTGCCATTAATGCTAACCGTGCGCCCAAAGGAATCTCATCAGCAGCATTGGCGGTGGAACCAGTCGTAGACCCCAAGACACTGGAAAAACCTAACATTACAGTGGGCTATGTGCCGGTGAATGACTGCGCTCCCTTTGCCGTAGCTTGGGAGAAAGGGTTTTTCCGCAAGTATGGTTTGAATGTCACCCTCAGCCGCGAGGCTAGCTGGGGGACATCTCGTGACGGCATTATTTTTGGTCGCCTTGATGCTTCGCCAGTCGTGAGTGGTGCGGTGACGAATGCTAGAACAGGTGCAGAAGGCGCACGTCATGCACCTTTGTGTGCGGCAATGACAATTCACCGTCACGGTAACGCCATGACGATGAATAAAGCAATGTGGAATTCGGGGTTGCGTCCTTGGCGAGACTATAACGGCAATTTGGAAGAGTTCGGGCGCGATTTTCGCAATTACTTTGAAAAATTACCATCCGAGCAACGAGTTTGGGCAGTGGTGCTAAGTTCAGCTATTTATGAATACTTTATCCGCTACTTAGCTGCTGCTGCTGGAGTTGCTCCCGACAAAGAATTTCGCATTATCATTATTCCACCGCCGCAGATGGTGGTGAATATGCGGATTGGGGCAATGCAAGGTTATATGGTGGCAGAACCTTGGAATACACGGGCAATTACTGGCAATGACGGAATTGGCTTTACCTTCGCTCAGGGTAAGGAAATCTGGCAAGGACACCCAGATAGACTTCTAGGCGTGATGGAGTCTTTCATTAAAGAAAATCCCAAAACCTATCGCTCCTTGGTTAAGGCAATGATAGAAGCTTGCCGCTATTGTGGCGATCCAAAAAATCGGGAGGAAGTGGCTAAGATTATCACGAATAAGTCATTTACAGGAGCAAAACTCAAATTAACAAAACCAGGGATTGTCGGCGAATATAATTACGGCGGTTTTGATGGCAAAAAACGGCTGGTGAAATCGACTGATACAACAATATTTTTTGAAAAACCGACTAATCTTATCAAAGCGCCAAATGACCATTCAACATTTCTGTGGCAATCTGAGAGTATTTGGTTAATGACTCAGTCAGCTCGTTGGGGACAAATTAAAGAAATTCCCAAAAATGCTGAAGAATTGGCGCGTAAAGCTTGGAAAACTGACTTGTACCGAGAAATTGCTGCTGAAATGGGAATTGAATCTCCAAAAGAAGATTACAAGATAGAACAAGCTGAACTATTTATCGACAAGAAAGCTTTTGACCCCAGCGATCCAGTCGGGTATCTCAAGAGTTTTGAGATTAGAGCCAATGCTCCCAAATCTTTCTTTATGTCCTAG
- a CDS encoding ABC transporter ATP-binding protein yields MKSTSFSTDAYDRASPRTGFLEIENLFKSYTKPDGAEFVVLDNVNLTVGEDEYISVIGHSGCGKSTLLKIVAGLEKATSGLVRLDGKEIRKPGAERMMVFQQYSLLPWLTVRENIRLAVDEVLKDANRAEKISIVNEHLAMVNLTAAADKYPDEISGGMKQRVGIARALAIRPKMLLMDEPFGALDALTRGKLQRQVLDIWENHRQAVMMVTHDVDEAIYMSDRIIMMTNGPAAKIGEILEVPFSHPRDRAAMRNSKEYYDLRNYALNFLDRYFTQDE; encoded by the coding sequence ATGAAATCTACCTCTTTCTCAACAGATGCCTATGATAGGGCTTCACCTCGCACAGGATTTCTAGAGATTGAAAATTTATTCAAGTCATATACAAAACCTGATGGAGCTGAATTTGTCGTCCTAGATAATGTCAATTTAACAGTGGGCGAAGATGAATATATTTCTGTTATTGGTCACTCCGGTTGCGGGAAATCGACACTTTTAAAGATTGTCGCTGGCTTAGAAAAAGCGACTTCTGGATTAGTGCGGTTAGATGGCAAAGAAATTCGTAAACCAGGCGCTGAGCGGATGATGGTGTTTCAGCAGTATTCGCTGTTACCTTGGTTAACTGTGCGGGAAAATATCCGGCTTGCTGTAGACGAAGTGCTAAAAGATGCCAATCGTGCTGAAAAAATTAGCATTGTGAATGAACACCTGGCAATGGTAAATTTAACAGCGGCTGCGGATAAGTATCCTGATGAAATTTCTGGTGGCATGAAGCAGCGGGTAGGTATTGCTAGAGCATTAGCAATTCGTCCAAAAATGTTGCTCATGGACGAACCTTTTGGAGCGTTAGATGCGCTAACTCGGGGTAAATTGCAGCGGCAAGTGTTGGATATCTGGGAAAATCACCGACAGGCGGTCATGATGGTTACCCATGATGTAGATGAAGCAATTTATATGTCGGATCGCATTATTATGATGACCAACGGACCAGCGGCTAAGATTGGGGAGATACTGGAAGTACCGTTTTCTCATCCACGCGATCGCGCTGCTATGAGGAACTCAAAAGAGTACTATGACCTCCGCAACTACGCCCTAAATTTCTTAGATCGGTATTTCACTCAAGACGAGTAA
- a CDS encoding universal stress protein, with the protein MNLKPILVRLQNAIGRDDLIEQMVLMSAPKTSLSLQTQSTNSVNLIVGYNSSPNSHTALDIALLIAHQTRLATKAQVTVQVVYVIEENQSSHGGDVLQTEEFASMRATEQIPPHCPTSFPLRGFDTGVITQTKLQANAAYQQEILVDRFAQAECILRQASCLAVEWKSSFKAHLRFGCIAKELRKVVAAEGADLLLLGCNSLKHPIVQQLGSNFPCSVLGIPNFINDKRP; encoded by the coding sequence ATGAATCTTAAGCCTATATTGGTGCGTCTGCAAAATGCCATTGGTAGAGATGATTTAATTGAGCAAATGGTCTTAATGTCAGCGCCAAAAACATCTTTGTCTTTACAGACTCAATCAACCAACTCAGTCAATTTAATTGTTGGTTATAATAGTTCTCCCAACAGCCATACTGCGTTAGATATTGCCTTGTTGATTGCTCATCAAACACGTTTAGCCACAAAGGCGCAAGTGACAGTTCAAGTCGTCTATGTAATAGAGGAAAATCAAAGTAGTCATGGTGGAGATGTCTTGCAAACAGAGGAATTTGCAAGTATGCGAGCAACAGAACAAATCCCACCACACTGTCCAACAAGCTTCCCCTTAAGAGGGTTTGACACAGGTGTTATCACTCAAACAAAATTGCAGGCTAACGCAGCATACCAACAAGAAATATTGGTGGATAGGTTTGCACAAGCAGAATGTATCCTCCGGCAAGCAAGTTGTCTAGCTGTGGAATGGAAGAGTTCTTTTAAAGCTCATCTTCGGTTTGGTTGCATTGCCAAGGAATTGAGAAAAGTGGTGGCAGCAGAAGGTGCGGATTTATTGTTACTTGGCTGTAACTCACTCAAGCATCCGATAGTCCAACAGCTAGGTTCTAACTTCCCTTGTTCAGTACTGGGTATACCCAATTTTATCAATGATAAACGCCCTTAG
- a CDS encoding OmpA family protein, producing the protein MTNDYSKNNHVQPNDELGELRSLLLGVEPNKLNKLYERLDNPEVTAENISRYLPEAVILRTIQDKQLGEAIVPTVEHAIQSSVKKDLDILSTAIFPIMGPAIRKAITTALQEMVQSLDTTLENSFSPQSLKWRLEARQTGKTFAEVVLLRTLIYRVEQVFLIHKKTGLMLQHIVLPKVSAQDPDLVSAMLTAIQDFVKDSFNTQKNDRLQSLHFGELTIWIEEGPQAVLAGIIRGSAPQELRLVFQETIEKIHQKLNRELIFFEGETEPFAASRHELEACLEAQYKSPTKKKSNYAWLLLSTVSLGLGIWSFFAIRDHLRWNAYLEKLNSQPGIVVIQAEKRGGNYFISGMRDSLAVDPKMLVKQANLSPEKVVSHWQPYLSLEPKITSKRVEKLLQPPKTVSMRVDEKGILHVSGSAPQQWILEARKSWRFIPGMSQFQDKNLVAIELKHLESYKKQVEKQMLFFSEGTTEFLPGEDKKLKKLVLQIEKLLETAKYLDKDVRVQIVGHTNKAGTETRNRVLSQARANKILSYLSSQGINRKKFNIIGVANSQDLDLKLVGGKNSSRRVSFNVLLSDNAY; encoded by the coding sequence ATGACTAATGACTACTCAAAAAACAATCACGTACAACCTAACGATGAACTAGGTGAACTCCGTAGTTTACTCCTGGGTGTTGAGCCAAATAAACTCAATAAATTATACGAGCGATTAGATAACCCTGAGGTAACAGCCGAAAATATCAGCCGATACCTTCCAGAGGCAGTTATTTTACGAACAATCCAAGATAAACAACTTGGCGAGGCAATAGTACCTACTGTTGAACACGCTATTCAATCCTCTGTTAAAAAAGACTTAGATATTCTTTCAACTGCGATTTTCCCTATCATGGGACCAGCCATTCGCAAGGCTATTACCACAGCTCTCCAAGAGATGGTTCAATCGTTAGATACCACTTTAGAAAATAGCTTTTCTCCACAAAGTCTTAAGTGGAGATTAGAAGCGCGACAGACGGGGAAAACATTTGCTGAAGTTGTACTGCTTCGCACGCTTATTTATCGAGTAGAACAGGTATTTCTAATTCACAAAAAAACCGGCTTAATGCTGCAACATATAGTACTACCGAAGGTCAGCGCTCAAGATCCAGATTTGGTTTCAGCTATGTTGACGGCTATCCAGGATTTTGTCAAAGACTCTTTCAATACACAAAAAAATGATAGGCTTCAAAGTTTACATTTTGGAGAACTCACCATTTGGATTGAAGAGGGACCACAGGCAGTACTAGCAGGTATAATTCGGGGAAGTGCTCCCCAAGAATTAAGATTAGTTTTTCAAGAAACAATAGAAAAAATTCACCAGAAGCTAAACAGAGAACTTATTTTTTTTGAAGGAGAGACAGAGCCATTTGCAGCCAGCAGACATGAGCTAGAAGCTTGTTTGGAGGCGCAGTATAAAAGTCCAACCAAAAAAAAATCTAATTATGCTTGGCTTTTATTAAGCACAGTATCTCTTGGTTTGGGGATTTGGAGCTTTTTTGCTATTAGAGACCATCTGCGTTGGAATGCCTATCTAGAAAAATTGAATTCTCAGCCTGGAATTGTCGTAATTCAAGCTGAGAAGCGAGGTGGAAATTATTTTATTTCTGGAATGCGCGACTCATTAGCAGTAGATCCTAAGATGCTAGTCAAACAAGCAAACCTCAGTCCAGAAAAAGTCGTCAGCCATTGGCAGCCTTACCTATCTTTAGAACCAAAAATTACCAGCAAAAGAGTTGAGAAATTACTTCAACCTCCAAAAACAGTCTCCATGAGAGTTGATGAAAAAGGTATTCTTCATGTCAGTGGTTCTGCACCTCAGCAGTGGATTTTAGAGGCCAGGAAATCATGGCGTTTTATTCCAGGAATGAGTCAATTTCAAGATAAAAACCTTGTTGCTATAGAACTAAAGCATCTTGAGTCATATAAAAAGCAGGTTGAAAAACAAATGCTTTTTTTTTCAGAAGGCACAACAGAGTTTTTACCTGGTGAGGATAAAAAGCTTAAGAAGCTTGTACTACAAATAGAAAAACTTTTGGAGACTGCCAAATATCTTGATAAAGATGTGCGTGTTCAAATAGTAGGACACACAAATAAAGCTGGAACAGAAACAAGAAATCGGGTACTTAGTCAAGCCCGTGCTAATAAAATCCTTTCTTATTTATCTTCCCAAGGAATTAATCGGAAAAAGTTCAATATTATAGGTGTGGCTAATAGTCAAGATTTAGATTTGAAATTGGTAGGAGGTAAGAACTCGAGCCGCAGGGTATCTTTTAATGTCTTACTATCTGACAACGCTTACTAA
- a CDS encoding Rab family GTPase, producing the protein MLQKKICMIGAFATGKTSLVSCFVYSIFSEKYQTTVGVKIDKKTVNFKDKELNLILWDLYGEDEFQKVRMSYLRGSSGYLLVVDGTRRNTLEKAFNLQKRVEESIGKVPFILVINKWDLADEWEIINSEINDIIVGGWTVIKTSAKTGLGVEETFQTLASKILEG; encoded by the coding sequence ATGCTCCAGAAAAAAATTTGTATGATAGGTGCATTTGCCACGGGGAAAACTAGTTTAGTATCGTGTTTTGTTTATAGTATTTTTTCTGAGAAGTATCAGACTACTGTAGGGGTCAAAATTGACAAAAAAACTGTCAATTTTAAAGATAAAGAGTTAAACCTTATTCTTTGGGATCTTTATGGAGAAGACGAATTTCAAAAAGTGCGAATGTCTTACTTGCGGGGGTCGTCTGGTTATTTATTAGTTGTAGATGGAACTCGACGAAATACTTTGGAAAAAGCTTTTAATCTACAAAAGAGGGTAGAAGAAAGCATTGGTAAAGTTCCCTTTATTTTGGTAATAAACAAATGGGATTTAGCAGATGAATGGGAAATAATTAATTCTGAAATTAACGATATTATCGTGGGAGGTTGGACGGTCATCAAAACCAGTGCAAAAACGGGTTTAGGTGTAGAAGAAACTTTCCAAACTCTTGCTTCTAAAATATTGGAGGGATAA
- a CDS encoding sensor histidine kinase, which produces MSESITADLLAALNILVLERLDVSSFRITGNVPDWLRRYCHRSLSSGMEILIPNEDFSFLENFLIDAEEFWQIKGEKKLKSGIWDQVDISGIEYHFEASAIYVNSRNFLLIERLYETYEETQDIIQKARETQLNYHDILKENQKKEVLIHCIIHDMAGQLSGINFCLALLDLENLTLKGKETLEIGKLQCYRQEMLIREILDAFSAEVKSLESFAVDAEQAPNALISVQEVIQVLTPSFALNKMQLHLAAHIDITADWRVVGDKSRLDRVIANLAENAFRHSLPESTVTIGLQQDVNYILVTVDDQGSGVPPENVESLFQKFSQGKGKSGRVGLGLYFCRMTVERWGGEIGYTPRPEGGSQFWFRLPKPRYV; this is translated from the coding sequence ATGAGTGAATCAATAACAGCAGACTTGTTGGCGGCATTGAACATTTTAGTATTAGAGCGGCTAGATGTTAGCTCGTTTAGAATCACAGGGAATGTACCAGATTGGTTAAGGCGGTATTGTCATCGAAGCTTGTCATCAGGAATGGAGATATTAATCCCAAACGAAGACTTTTCTTTTTTAGAAAACTTTTTAATCGACGCTGAAGAATTTTGGCAGATAAAAGGAGAGAAAAAGTTAAAATCTGGTATATGGGATCAAGTTGATATATCTGGTATAGAATATCATTTTGAAGCTTCAGCTATATATGTAAATAGCAGAAATTTTTTATTAATAGAACGACTATATGAAACTTATGAAGAGACGCAAGATATAATTCAAAAAGCTAGAGAAACCCAATTAAACTATCACGATATTCTGAAAGAAAACCAGAAAAAAGAAGTTTTAATTCATTGTATTATACATGATATGGCAGGACAATTAAGTGGTATCAACTTCTGTCTTGCTCTTTTGGATCTTGAAAATTTAACACTAAAAGGAAAAGAGACTTTAGAAATTGGTAAATTACAATGTTATAGGCAAGAGATGCTTATCAGGGAAATATTGGATGCATTTTCTGCTGAAGTCAAATCCTTAGAATCATTTGCAGTCGATGCAGAACAGGCACCAAATGCGTTGATATCTGTGCAGGAGGTCATCCAAGTTTTAACTCCTTCTTTTGCACTTAACAAAATGCAGTTACACCTTGCTGCTCATATTGACATAACAGCAGATTGGAGAGTTGTTGGTGATAAATCGCGTTTAGATAGGGTGATTGCAAATCTAGCAGAAAACGCTTTTCGTCACAGTTTACCGGAGTCTACTGTGACAATTGGTTTACAACAGGATGTAAATTATATTCTGGTCACAGTGGATGATCAAGGTTCTGGTGTTCCACCGGAAAATGTGGAGAGTTTATTTCAAAAGTTTTCTCAAGGGAAAGGTAAATCAGGTAGAGTTGGGCTTGGGCTTTATTTTTGCCGCATGACAGTTGAACGTTGGGGAGGAGAAATTGGTTATACACCTCGTCCAGAAGGTGGATCGCAATTTTGGTTCCGCTTGCCAAAACCACGTTATGTGTAG
- a CDS encoding chlorophyll a/b-binding protein — protein MQTRETRPATDLPPVAPAYNGVDRNAFIFGFNPQAELWNGRLAMIGFLAYLLWDLAGYSVLRDVLHFIGY, from the coding sequence ATGCAAACTCGTGAAACTCGTCCTGCCACTGATTTACCACCTGTTGCTCCAGCTTACAACGGTGTAGATCGCAATGCCTTTATTTTTGGTTTCAATCCTCAAGCGGAACTGTGGAACGGTCGCTTGGCAATGATTGGCTTTCTGGCTTACTTGCTTTGGGACTTGGCTGGTTACAGCGTGCTGCGTGATGTTCTGCACTTCATCGGATACTAG
- a CDS encoding chlorophyll a/b-binding protein: protein MQTRETRSATDLPPVASAYNGVDRNAFIFGFNPQAELWNGRLAMIGFLAYLLWDLAGYSVLRDVLHFIG, encoded by the coding sequence ATGCAAACTCGTGAAACTCGTTCTGCCACTGATTTACCACCTGTTGCTTCAGCTTACAACGGTGTAGACCGCAATGCCTTTATTTTTGGTTTCAATCCTCAAGCGGAACTGTGGAACGGTCGCTTGGCAATGATTGGCTTTCTGGCTTACTTGCTTTGGGACTTGGCTGGTTACAGCGTGCTGCGTGATGTTCTGCACTTCATTGGTTAA
- a CDS encoding chlorophyll a/b-binding protein gives METRPSTNLPPVATEYNGKDRNAFLFGWNPQAELWNGRLAMIGFLAYLLWDLAGYSVLRDVLHFIGY, from the coding sequence ATGGAAACTCGCCCTTCTACGAACTTACCACCTGTTGCTACAGAATATAACGGCAAAGACCGCAATGCTTTTCTGTTTGGTTGGAATCCCCAAGCTGAATTATGGAACGGTCGTTTGGCAATGATTGGTTTTCTTGCCTACTTGCTCTGGGACTTGGCTGGCTACAGCGTTCTGCGTGACGTATTGCACTTCATTGGTTATTAG
- a CDS encoding rhomboid family intramembrane serine protease, which translates to MIPISDNIFFFTRRKPIIIYCLIGINIALFLWELKLELGGELGNFVNNWGVVPAQISAAFANALAGNSAAWIVVLMRSTSLLAGMFLHGSFSQILGNLIFLWVFGKTLENILGQRRFLIFYLASGILTALVQILVEPSLTVPLIGANGAITAILGAYVLKFPKAKIDTILPLLIVFIPIELSASFYLFWWFVQQISYGIGSLNIPGGVNQGSIGYLAQFAGLFIGAAFIKLLQRY; encoded by the coding sequence ATGATTCCTATTAGCGATAACATTTTCTTTTTCACGCGTAGAAAGCCAATAATTATTTACTGTCTGATTGGCATCAATATTGCCCTATTCTTATGGGAACTAAAACTAGAACTTGGTGGTGAATTAGGAAATTTTGTAAACAACTGGGGTGTAGTTCCAGCACAAATCAGTGCAGCTTTTGCAAATGCACTTGCTGGAAACTCAGCTGCTTGGATAGTTGTGCTAATGCGTTCGACTTCACTGCTTGCGGGAATGTTCCTCCACGGCAGTTTTAGTCAAATTTTAGGTAATTTGATATTTTTATGGGTTTTTGGCAAAACTCTAGAAAATATTCTCGGACAAAGACGATTTTTAATATTTTACCTAGCTTCCGGCATCCTGACTGCGTTAGTACAAATTCTAGTTGAACCGAGTTTGACAGTCCCATTGATTGGGGCAAATGGTGCGATTACAGCTATTTTAGGAGCCTATGTCCTTAAGTTTCCTAAAGCTAAAATTGACACTATTTTGCCTCTTTTGATTGTATTTATTCCCATAGAACTATCAGCCTCTTTCTATCTATTTTGGTGGTTTGTGCAACAAATTTCTTACGGGATAGGCAGTTTAAATATTCCTGGTGGCGTTAACCAAGGCAGTATTGGTTATTTAGCGCAATTTGCGGGCTTGTTTATTGGTGCAGCATTCATCAAGCTCCTGCAAAGATACTAG